One genomic window of Haliotis asinina isolate JCU_RB_2024 chromosome 4, JCU_Hal_asi_v2, whole genome shotgun sequence includes the following:
- the LOC137281170 gene encoding putative ankyrin repeat protein RF_0381 translates to MNNISTNAMSLDYGADDDPKMHTVSYLTSEQEPPTLDNSSSAIIIDDDKQTPLHLACSRGDRDAVLMLLEDDVDVNSLNESRQTPLHVATRRGDSATVKMLLSSKADVNAPDCYLQTPLHLATENDGGTVILEMLLDVGADVGATDDNGQTPLHLAAANLGGTEAVKMLLQHNASVDAVDAHRQTPMHLAASTGTIHSVQILLDNKSDVDVFDGKMRTPLHLAVTSGNVSLVQLLLCGKADVNAVDDNGETPLHKAVSKGVLDTIKLLLNNKADVNVVDDSLQTPLHLASEKGDPDSVQLLSRNGADVDAVDNNNQTPLHLASKWGDTDSVIVLVKSKADVNAIDNQQQTPLHILANEGGSTGVQMLLDHKADVNVVDDCSQTPLHLAAKRHEGVDVVQALLGRNADVNVLDYNDQTPLHLAVFWENSDIVKTLLEHKADVNAVDENNQTPLHIAVQKRADIVEMLLDHGADVNAVDADGHTPLQLTGVRDTDIVNVFLKHIDVNCANSRK, encoded by the coding sequence ATGAATAACATCTCAACCAATGCGATGTCTCTAGACTATGGAGCTGATGATGATCCTAAGATGCACACGGTGTCATATCTGACATCAGAGCAAGAACCTCCAACGTTGGACAACAGCAGCTCAGCCATTATTATCGatgatgacaaacaaacaccatTACACCTGGCATGCTCCAGGGGCGACAGGGACGCTGTTCTGATGTTGCTGGAGGATGATGTTGACGTCAACTCACTGAACGAGTCCAGACAGACACCATTACACGTTGCAACACGCCGGGGAGATAGTGCCACGGTCAAGATGTTGCTGAGCAGTAAAGCCGACGTCAATGCTCCTGACTGCTATCTTCAGACGCCGTTGCATCTAGCTACAGAGAATGATGGAGGAACGGTCATTCTCGAGATGTTGCTGGATGTTGGAGCTGATGTCGGTGCTACTGATGATAATGGTCAGACGCCATTACACCTGGCCGCGGCAAACCTTGGGGGAACTGAAGCTGTAAAGATGTTGTTGCAACACAACGCTTcagtagatgcagtagatgcCCACAGACAGACGCCAATGCATCTCGCCGCATCCACAGGAACTATCCACTCCGTGCAGATTTTGTTGGACAACAAATCTGACGTCGATGTTTTTGATGGAAAGATGAGGACACCTTTACACCTGGCTGTCACCAGTGGCAACGTCAGCCTTGTCCAGTTGTTGCTGTGTGGGAAGGCCGACGTCAACGCCGTTGACGACAATGGGGAGACGCCGTTACACAAGGCAGTGTCAAAAGGGGTACTCGACACCATTAAACTGCTCTTGAATAACAAAGCTGATGTCAATGTTGTTGATGATTCCCTACAGACGCCATTACATTTGGCATCAGAGAAAGGAGACCCCGATTCCGTTCAGCTGCTGTCGAGGAATGGAGCTGATGTAGACGCCGTCGACAACAATAATCAGACGCCGTTACACTTGGCCTCAAAATGGGGAGACACAGACAGTGTTATTGTACTGGTGAAGAGCAAAGCTGACGTTAACGCTATCGATAACCAACAACAAACGCCATTACACATTTTGGCAAACGAGGGTGGTTCTACGGGCGTGCAGATGTTGCTGGACCACAAGGCCGACGtcaatgttgttgatgactgcaGTCAAACGCCGCTACACCTGGCCGCCAAAAGACACGAAGGGGTTGACGTCGTCCAGGCGTTGCTTGGTCGAAACGCAGACGTCAATGTTCTTGATTATAATGACCAGACCCCATTGCATCTGGCGGTGTTTTGGGAAAATAGTGACATAGTTAAAACTTTGTTGGAACACAAAGCTGACGTAAATGCCGTTGACGAGAACAATCAGACACCGTTACACATTGCAGTACAGAAGAGGGCTGATATCGTTGAGATGCTGTTGGATCATGGTGCTGATGTTAATGCTGTTGATGCAGATGGACACACTCCACTGCAACTCACGGGAGTGAGGGATACTGATATTGTCAAtgtgtttttaaaacatattgatGTCAACTGTGCAAACTCACGTAAATGA